Below is a genomic region from Candidatus Delongbacteria bacterium.
CCAATGCTGTAAATTTTACAGACGGTATGGATGGTCTTGCGGTTGTTCCGTCTGTATCAACCGCTGCAGTTTTTGGATTTTTAGCATATATAATCGGCAACGTAAATTTTTCTTCATACTTGCTATATACTTATATTCCTAATGTCAGTGAAATAACAATAATCTCGGCTTCACTCGTTGGAGCTGGTATGGGGTTTTTGTGGTTTAATTCTTATCCAGCTTCTGTTTTTATGGGAGATACTGGTTCAATGGCTATCGGTGGTCTTTTGGCAGTAATTGCAGTATCTGCAAAACAGGAGCTATTGTTCATTATAGCAGGAGGAATCTTTGTTGGTGAAGCATTTAGTTCACTAATTCAAGAAAAAGTAGGAATTAAAATTCTTGGGAGACGTTTATTTTTTAGAGCTCCAATACATGATACTTTTAGGCATATGGGATTATCTGAACCAAAAATTGTACAGAGGTTTTGGATAGTTAGTATAATGCTTTCCCTTGCTAGTTTATTATCAATCAAAGTGAGGTAAATATTTTGATAATGACAAATAAGTAGTTTTATGAGATATTTATCTATATTTCTTTTACTTTTAATTTCATGTTCAGATCCTAGTAGATTTAAAATAGATCTTGAATATATTAACACAATAATGCCTTCTGATATTTATAATGTAGAAGGTGACTATGCAATGAAAAGGAATCAATTCATATACCATATCAATGCAAGTAAAACTTCAATCTTTGTTTACAATAGAAATTATACTCCCATTGATACTCTTTTTCGTAAAGGTCAAGGTCCTGGAGAGATTAAGGGCAAAATCAGTCAGTTGCTAGTAAAAAACGATACCGTTTTTGCTTATGATCGCACTTCAAATGAAGTTCATGTCTATGAAGATGATAAAATTACTAGCTACAAGATTGAATGTGAAGAAGATATTAGTAGCATGTATTTATATAAAAACGATTTTTTAATGTTGACCTATAAATTTATAGATGATAAAACTATTCAGTGGTCAGGTATATTGTTCGATAACAGATTTAACAAAAAAGAGAAGATATTTGCATACCTCGATCCTTTTGATACTAAAAGATTTAATCCAAAAATTATTGTAGCTAATGAAAACATCATATACGTTGGAAATCAAAATAACTTTAATACTGTAGACATCGATTGTTACGTAGATGAAAAATTTGCTTATAAGATCAAAAGGAATTTTATAAAAAGAATACCATCAAAAGAATTAAAAGAAAGTTGGAATAAACTTGCAGATCTACAACCTCCTAAGCAAAAAAAGCTCGCCCTTATGGTTCTTGAAAACTCATATCAAAAGCCGTATGAAAACTTAGTCATTAGTAATAGATACTTGTGGTTAATGAAACAACCGATCCCAGAGTTTGAATTTGAGGCTAATTTTATCGTTTATAAAGACAGTACAAATTATACTACATATACTTATCAATACTCTGATTCTACATTATTTCATAATTTTGAAATTTGTTCTGATACTCTAAAAGTAAAGAAGTATGATTGTAACAGACTTATTTCAATTGATAATTTTAAAATAAATTTTTTTTGAATATTTTTTTTGCCTGTATGTAGGGCTATATTTAGTTGTTGCTATACAGGAGGATTGTCATAATTATGAATAATGAAATGAAAGAATTTATATATAAAAACAGTATATCTGATTTGACTATTTTCTCCCATTTAGTAGTACATATTAAAACTATAATGAGTATAACAATTAGTAACACTAGAAAGAGTTTATATCTGTATTTAATAAAAGATATATATTCTGGCTTTCTATTTACAGGTGTATCTACGGAAAAAGCTTCTGACAGTATCTTACTGTTTTGTAATTATGCTATATCTAATTTAACTCATATGAATATAAAAGTGAATGCAATTATTACGTCAGGGAACAAGTTGTTTGTTTCAATTAATAATACAGAGTTAAGTGATTTTATTGATAATATAATAACTATATCCAATAGTGACAGATCATTTGATAAAATTTTTAAGCAGGATTATCAAAAACTTATACTGAAGGAAGATTTCTCTACTATGGATGCTTTTATATCGCATGTTTCAACAAACAATACTCTATTAAATGTAAAATGTTTACAAGAAAATTCGGATAAGAGATATTTAAAAAGATTTTATAGATCATTACCTCAAATTTTTACAATCAATATTGATTCAAAACTCTGTGATCTTCCAATAATAGTTTTAGATAGAAATTATTGGAAAGTTGAAGAGGATAAAAGCAGAGAAAAATATTACCAGATTGTAGGTCAATTCCTTAAATATTGTGATCAAATGCAAGACTTTGGTGATTTTGATGAAAAATTATGGTTATTGGATATAATAACTGAAATTTCTCTGTTTCTTGAAGATAAAAACAAGATTAATTCTGAAGTTTATCTCAGAAAAGGTATGATCTCTTTTCGTAAAGGAGAAGGAATAGAAGCAAAAAAGCTCTATAAGAAAGCTGTTGATTTTGCAGAGAAATCTAGTGACAATATTTTAATTGGAACGACCTATTATTTTTATGGTGATCAACTATTCCAAAATGGGAAACGAAAACAAGCTGCGGATTATTTTCAGAAGGCGTTAGATATTTTTACAAGTGTGAATGATTATAGAAGATCCGCTGTTGTTTTTGGTCTGTTCTCAACTTTAATGAATGAAAACAAGCAATACAGTAAAGCGATAGATTATATAAAAAAAATGCTAGATTGTGCAAGATTGACAAATGATGAACTCCAAATATCAGTAGCTTATAACAAATTGGCTAATACATATCGTAATATGGGAGAAACGGAAAAAGCTTTAGAAATTTATAATGATCGTCTTAGCTATGCTATATTAAATAATGATAAATATTTAATCTGTACTTGCTTGGGAAACATTTCAAATATTTTCGTTGATAAAGGAAATTTTGATTTAGCTATGGCTCATCACAATGAACTTTTAAAAACAGCTATGGAAATAGATCATAAAATTCTGCTAGGGAAGGCTATTTCTGGGAAGGGTAATATTTATCTATTATTGAAAGATTATGATAATTCGTTAAAACAATATCAAGAATCTCTTAAAATTTTCACTAATTTGAACATCAAAACAGAAATATTTAATTGCTTAATAAAACTTGGCGATCTTTTTAAACTAAAAGGAAATAAGCTACTTACGAAAAATAATTATGTAAAAGCTATTGATATAGCTAATGAAATCGGGGATAGAAATCTTATAAATATCAGTTTAGAAAGAATGAAAAAAAGATTAAAATAGCTTTATTAAAATAAAATCATAGCAACTCATTATCGATAATCCTCTTATTTTAACCGAATACACCTAAATAACACCTATTCATCATAATTAAATGAATTCAATAAATTTTAGCATCATATTAGAATCAATGAAATGGGAGAACAATATGAAATATTTAATTATAATAATGGTGTTAACGACTTTTCTAAGTTATATCGATGCAAAACCAATATCTTTAAAATATGATCCCTATGAAAACTTTGAGGAACTTGGAACTAGTGATAAATATGAAAAAGAGTTTCAATGGATTGTAGTTCATTACGACAAAAAAAAGGAGATTCAAAAAGAAACCATTAAGGAGAAGCCCAGGCAAAGAAGAAAAAGAATCAGAGAAAGTAGGAATAATATTATTGATTATATCGTTGACAGTACCCTTGATTATTCCGGAAAAATTATACGTTCTGTTCCACTCATTATCAAAAAAATCTATAAGAAAAATATTGAGACAGCATTAAATTAGAAAAAATCGGGTGATACTATGAAAAAGTTTATACTTCTAATATTGATACTATTGACAGTTTTATTTAGCGGTACTGAAAAAAAGGAAACGAAAGCATATTTCAATTTTGCAATGATGGACTCAATTCAAAATATAATCGATACATCTGAAAATGACACACTCAAAATCAAAGGATATTTAGAATTATACAATATTTTTACCAAGAAAAAGATGTACTCAAAATCAGTTGAATATTTATATAAATGTTATGATCTATCAAAACAGCTAAATTTTTATGAGTATATATTCAAATCAGGAATGTTGCTTTCTGATTACTATAAAATGAACGGTCTATACGGTAAGGCTATAAACACCTACAATGAGCTTCTTTCAATCTATGGAAATGATAATCAAGCATATATAACAATTATCCTGTTAAAAAAACTCAGTATGATGCCTTTTAGTGAGTATGATCAAGCAATAGAGCTAATTAAAAAGCTTGAAACTCTAATTGACTATAGGAAAGATTATGATAAATATTTCGATATGAGGGCAATAGAAGCAAGATTTTTAAGGGAGAAGAAAGATTTTTCAAATTCATTGAAAATTTATAAAGACCTTGAAGATAAAGTTCAATATGCTTCAAAACCATACCTTTACAAATCGACAATTATTACAAATATTGGTGATTCATACGAATTGTTGGGAGATTTTGAAAATAGCGAAAAGTATTACAAAGAAGCGGTAAAACTAACTGAAAGTCCTTCGGGGATAATCATTAGTTATATAAATCTTTCATCTATAGCCAAATATCAAGAAAAATATGAAGAATGTAAAAATTACTTAGATAAAGCAATGCAGATAGCAGAAGAGCACAAAGTTGAATATTTAAAAAGACAAATTTATTTATATTACATAGGTTTATATTCTGCTAAAAAAGAACACTTGAAAGCCTTAGAATATCTAAATGAATTTAATACTCTCAATGAACAATCATATTTGAATACAGATAGTGTGAGCATTATTTCTAATATTGAATACAATCTGGGTTTAGAAAAGCGTGAAATTGAAATGGAGAATGAACGTAATTCATTACGTTATCAGAAGAATATCCTCATAACAACCTCAACAATACTTATTCTTGTCATTCTCCTTTTCTATCTATTTTATTCAAGAAAAATGAAAGAAAATCGGATAAAACAATTGGCTTTGATAAAAGAAAAAATGAACTCTGAATTGAAAAGTATTCAAAGTCGTATTAATCCACATTTTTTATTCAATTCTTTAAGTTCGCTTTTATCATTAGTTTCAATTGATGTCAAGGGTGCTGAAACAATGATTATTAGTTTATCAAATTTGTTAAGATACACTCTGAATGTTTCAAAAAAGGATCTTGTAAAACTAAGTGAAGAGATGGAAATTGTGGAAAAATATCTTCAGATAGAAAAATTCAGGCTAGGCAGAAGATTAAGTTATAACATTGGAGATTATGAAAGTCTTAAGAACTTTACCATCCCTCCACTAATTATCCAACCATTAGTTGAAAATAGTCTTAAACATGGAATTAGTAATAATATTGATGGTGGAGAAGTAGAAATTTCATTGTCATGTAGAAACAATAATTTGAGTATTATTGTAAAAGACACAAATAAAGCAGAAAACAATAGTCTAAATGGCGGTTTTGGTCTTGATAACATAAGAAAAAGACTTAATATTCTATATAAGGGAAAAGCTTCTCTCAATATTCTTTCATTGGAAGGAGTATCAATTGAATTGCTTATTCCTTGTGGCTGTAATAGTGAAGGGTAAAGTTGATGATGAAATTTCGTGCTATAGTAGTAGAAGACGAACCTTTAAACTTACAGAGAATTATTAAGCTCCTGACTAAATATGAAATAATTGAGGTTGTTGCTACTGCTGAAAATGGACAGGAAGCTGTTGATGTGATAAAGGAGTATGAACCTGATTTACTCTTTTTAGATATACAAATACCAGGGTTTAACTCTTTTGAAGTTTTGGATAGAATTGACTATAAACCGTATGTAATTTTTACTACAGCCTACGATGAATACGCCCTTAAGGCATTTGATAATCTTTCAATCGACTATATTTTAAAACCTATTGAGGAGGAAAGACTTGATGTAGCCATTGAAAAATTGAAGTATCTATCTACGAAAAATGAAAAGAAAGATACTTTGTACGATGAACTTGAAGAATTGATCAATAATAGTCGAAAAAAGAGTTTTAATCGATTGACCATCAAAGTCGGAGATGAAATTCTATTTATTCCAGTACCTGATGTTGTTTACTTTAAATCAGATAATAAATATACTATCGTTAAAACATGCAATGAAGAGTATCTGATTAACGATACTTTAAATCAGCTGGAAGAGAGATTGCCAGATTATTTTATTCGTATTCATAGATCTTACATTGTAAACAAAGACAAAATCGTAAAATTAAAAAAATGGTTTGGCTATAGATACTCAGCCGTAATGAACGATAAAGACAATACTATAGTTCCAATTAGTAAAGAGTTTAAACTAGGTGATTTGAATTGAAATAAGCTCTATCCTGAAACAGATTCCGAAATTTTATATCACTTCAGCATCTGTTATGATCAGATCCATATAAACATCGTGTTCATCCATAGGAACATGGTCAACAATTTGTAAGCTATAACATATTCCAATTTTTTTGCAATCATTACTTAATGACTTCAAAATTCTATCATAAAAGCCTCTTCCTCTACCCATTCTACCTCTCTCTCTATCGAAAGCAATTCCAGGTATTATTGCCAAATCAACTAGGGCTAAATCATCAAGTTTCTTTCCAACAGGTTCTAAAATGTTAAACTCCATTCCAGGTTTTAAATCATCCATTCCCTTAAACAGTCTTAACTCCAATTCATTCTCCCCTACTATGGCTGGAAGATAGAAATTTTTTGCATGTGCATTATCAACAATGAATTTTCTAGTGTCAATCTCATCATCCATTGACCAGAATATAAAAATATTTTTAGATATCTGATAAAGAGGATTGTTCTTAAGAATATCCAAAAGCGATTCAGACAATACATCTCTTTTACTGGAGTCGATCTCTTTTTTTTTTGCTCTAATTATTCGCCTAATCTCTTTTTTTATAATACTCATTCTAACGATATCTTTCTAATATTAAAATCAAACTCTTTATCAGTATGGCAAAACAGTTTTAATAATGAAATTTCATCCATTTTACTGTTAATTTTATCAAAAGTTAGTGTAATAGATGTTTTAACACCATTCACAAGAAATAGAGTGTTTACAGCACT
It encodes:
- a CDS encoding 5-formyltetrahydrofolate cyclo-ligase; translation: MSIIKKEIRRIIRAKKKEIDSSKRDVLSESLLDILKNNPLYQISKNIFIFWSMDDEIDTRKFIVDNAHAKNFYLPAIVGENELELRLFKGMDDLKPGMEFNILEPVGKKLDDLALVDLAIIPGIAFDRERGRMGRGRGFYDRILKSLSNDCKKIGICYSLQIVDHVPMDEHDVYMDLIITDAEVI
- a CDS encoding response regulator transcription factor, which encodes MMKFRAIVVEDEPLNLQRIIKLLTKYEIIEVVATAENGQEAVDVIKEYEPDLLFLDIQIPGFNSFEVLDRIDYKPYVIFTTAYDEYALKAFDNLSIDYILKPIEEERLDVAIEKLKYLSTKNEKKDTLYDELEELINNSRKKSFNRLTIKVGDEILFIPVPDVVYFKSDNKYTIVKTCNEEYLINDTLNQLEERLPDYFIRIHRSYIVNKDKIVKLKKWFGYRYSAVMNDKDNTIVPISKEFKLGDLN
- a CDS encoding histidine kinase, which gives rise to MKKFILLILILLTVLFSGTEKKETKAYFNFAMMDSIQNIIDTSENDTLKIKGYLELYNIFTKKKMYSKSVEYLYKCYDLSKQLNFYEYIFKSGMLLSDYYKMNGLYGKAINTYNELLSIYGNDNQAYITIILLKKLSMMPFSEYDQAIELIKKLETLIDYRKDYDKYFDMRAIEARFLREKKDFSNSLKIYKDLEDKVQYASKPYLYKSTIITNIGDSYELLGDFENSEKYYKEAVKLTESPSGIIISYINLSSIAKYQEKYEECKNYLDKAMQIAEEHKVEYLKRQIYLYYIGLYSAKKEHLKALEYLNEFNTLNEQSYLNTDSVSIISNIEYNLGLEKREIEMENERNSLRYQKNILITTSTILILVILLFYLFYSRKMKENRIKQLALIKEKMNSELKSIQSRINPHFLFNSLSSLLSLVSIDVKGAETMIISLSNLLRYTLNVSKKDLVKLSEEMEIVEKYLQIEKFRLGRRLSYNIGDYESLKNFTIPPLIIQPLVENSLKHGISNNIDGGEVEISLSCRNNNLSIIVKDTNKAENNSLNGGFGLDNIRKRLNILYKGKASLNILSLEGVSIELLIPCGCNSEG
- a CDS encoding tetratricopeptide repeat protein, with amino-acid sequence MNNEMKEFIYKNSISDLTIFSHLVVHIKTIMSITISNTRKSLYLYLIKDIYSGFLFTGVSTEKASDSILLFCNYAISNLTHMNIKVNAIITSGNKLFVSINNTELSDFIDNIITISNSDRSFDKIFKQDYQKLILKEDFSTMDAFISHVSTNNTLLNVKCLQENSDKRYLKRFYRSLPQIFTINIDSKLCDLPIIVLDRNYWKVEEDKSREKYYQIVGQFLKYCDQMQDFGDFDEKLWLLDIITEISLFLEDKNKINSEVYLRKGMISFRKGEGIEAKKLYKKAVDFAEKSSDNILIGTTYYFYGDQLFQNGKRKQAADYFQKALDIFTSVNDYRRSAVVFGLFSTLMNENKQYSKAIDYIKKMLDCARLTNDELQISVAYNKLANTYRNMGETEKALEIYNDRLSYAILNNDKYLICTCLGNISNIFVDKGNFDLAMAHHNELLKTAMEIDHKILLGKAISGKGNIYLLLKDYDNSLKQYQESLKIFTNLNIKTEIFNCLIKLGDLFKLKGNKLLTKNNYVKAIDIANEIGDRNLINISLERMKKRLK